The following are from one region of the Rhodospirillaceae bacterium genome:
- the hisF gene encoding imidazole glycerol phosphate synthase subunit HisF, with the protein MLKARIIPCLDVEGGRVVKGVNFVDLVDAGDPVEQARIYDKAGADELTFLDITASHEGRDTIFDVVSRTAEQCFMPLTVGGGVRTVDDIRKLLLAGADKVSINTAAVHNPDFVREAAQKFGSQCIVVSVDAKSVGTDKFEIFTHGGRNATGIDAIGWAERMTSLGAGEILLTSMDRDGTKQGFNLPLTRAISDAVTVPVIASGGVGTLEHMVEGIRDGHASAVLAASIFHFGTYSIEETKAYMAAAGIPVRLKNEGDE; encoded by the coding sequence ATGCTGAAGGCGCGCATTATTCCGTGTCTTGATGTGGAAGGCGGGCGCGTCGTCAAGGGCGTCAACTTTGTTGATCTTGTCGATGCCGGGGACCCGGTCGAACAGGCGCGTATTTACGATAAGGCCGGGGCTGACGAGCTGACGTTTCTCGACATAACCGCCTCACACGAAGGCCGCGACACCATTTTCGATGTCGTCTCGCGGACCGCCGAGCAGTGCTTCATGCCGCTGACCGTCGGCGGCGGCGTGCGCACGGTTGATGATATTCGCAAGCTGTTGCTGGCCGGGGCCGACAAAGTCTCCATCAACACGGCGGCTGTTCACAATCCGGACTTTGTCCGCGAGGCGGCGCAAAAATTCGGCTCCCAGTGTATCGTCGTTTCCGTTGACGCCAAATCAGTCGGCACCGACAAGTTTGAAATTTTTACCCACGGCGGTCGCAACGCAACGGGCATTGACGCGATCGGCTGGGCGGAGCGCATGACGTCTTTGGGGGCCGGGGAAATTCTCCTCACATCCATGGACCGGGACGGCACCAAACAGGGCTTTAACCTGCCACTGACCCGCGCCATTTCCGATGCGGTAACCGTGCCGGTGATTGCCTCAGGCGGTGTCGGCACGCTAGAGCACATGGTCGAAGGTATCCGCGATGGCCATGCCTCGGCAGTGCTGGCGGCCTCGATTTTTCATTTCGGCACCTATAGTATTGAGGAAACCAAGGCCTATATGGCGGCGGCGGGAATTCCTGTGCGCCTGAAAAATGAAGGCGACGAATAA
- a CDS encoding phosphoribosyl-ATP diphosphatase yields MNEQTIDSQILERLFQTIKGRHGENPDTSYTAKLFAEGRGEIARKVGEEATETIVASLDESEEKVVMESADLLYHLLVLWADVGIDPSHVWAELARREGTSGIDEKNARGK; encoded by the coding sequence ATGAATGAACAGACCATCGACAGCCAGATTCTGGAGCGCCTGTTTCAAACCATCAAGGGCCGCCACGGGGAAAACCCCGACACGTCCTATACGGCAAAACTGTTCGCAGAGGGGCGTGGCGAAATCGCCCGCAAGGTAGGCGAGGAAGCCACCGAAACCATTGTCGCCTCGCTTGACGAAAGCGAAGAAAAAGTGGTTATGGAAAGCGCCGACCTGCTTTATCACTTGCTCGTGCTGTGGGCCGATGTCGGTATTGATCCATCCCACGTGTGGGCAGAGCTGGCGCGCCGGGAAGGCACCTCGGGGATCGACGAGAAAAACGCGCGGGGGAAATAA
- a CDS encoding histidine triad nucleotide-binding protein has translation MAYDNDNIFAKILRGEIPCDKVFEDEHALAFRDINPQAPLHVLVIPKGAYVNMDDFSAHGSDAEIAGFIRAVGQVARELGIVDAGFRTLANNGPDAHQEVPHLHIHIFAGRDLGRMIKNFKD, from the coding sequence ATGGCCTATGACAACGACAACATCTTCGCAAAAATTCTTCGCGGCGAAATTCCCTGTGACAAGGTGTTCGAGGACGAGCACGCGCTGGCCTTTCGTGACATCAATCCACAAGCACCGCTGCATGTGCTGGTTATTCCCAAGGGCGCTTACGTCAACATGGATGATTTTTCGGCCCATGGCTCGGACGCCGAAATTGCAGGCTTTATCCGCGCCGTGGGCCAGGTGGCGCGCGAGCTGGGCATCGTCGATGCCGGATTTCGCACCCTGGCCAACAACGGACCCGATGCCCATCAGGAAGTGCCGCACCTGCACATCCATATTTTTGCCGGTCGCGATCTGGGCCGCATGATCAAAAACTTCAAAGACTGA
- a CDS encoding DMT family transporter, which produces MNSGPQASNRNLVGISYILMGVGFLATMDSVAKVLVGAEYSVMQILAIRGWIIVFVMLLVLPKMGGLAALKSKQPVKHLIRVVIGFASPYFLFRSFEVLGLADATVIFFGGATFLMTALSALLFKEPVGRHRWGAVVVGFSGVIYAAQPTSGVFQIEALYAIASGASYAIMVLATRWLGAAEGTFKPVFYFNLGVACMGSLALPVVFKPMPTGDIITILTMAALAVGGHFCITRAFHTAPVSLLAPFEFSALIWAAGLGYLIWSDIPATNVLVGAAIIVSSGAYLVHREALAERAQKRATEGLVVADPLIIASPVSVEEKAGD; this is translated from the coding sequence ATGAATTCCGGTCCACAGGCCAGCAATCGAAACCTTGTCGGTATCAGCTATATTCTGATGGGTGTCGGCTTTTTGGCGACCATGGACAGTGTCGCCAAGGTTCTGGTCGGGGCCGAATATTCGGTGATGCAAATTCTTGCTATCCGCGGTTGGATCATCGTTTTTGTGATGCTGCTGGTCTTGCCCAAAATGGGCGGTCTGGCGGCGCTCAAATCAAAGCAACCGGTCAAGCATCTGATCAGAGTGGTGATCGGGTTTGCCTCGCCGTATTTTCTCTTCCGTTCCTTTGAGGTGCTGGGCTTGGCCGATGCGACGGTGATTTTCTTTGGCGGCGCGACTTTTTTGATGACCGCCCTGTCGGCGCTGTTGTTCAAGGAGCCGGTTGGCCGGCATCGTTGGGGCGCGGTGGTTGTTGGTTTCAGCGGCGTTATATACGCCGCCCAGCCGACCAGCGGGGTTTTTCAGATCGAGGCCCTTTACGCTATTGCCTCGGGCGCGTCCTACGCGATCATGGTGCTGGCGACCCGCTGGCTGGGCGCTGCCGAAGGAACATTCAAGCCGGTGTTTTATTTTAATCTTGGCGTCGCCTGTATGGGGTCGCTGGCTTTGCCGGTCGTGTTCAAGCCCATGCCGACGGGCGACATCATCACCATTTTGACCATGGCCGCCTTGGCCGTCGGCGGCCACTTTTGCATTACCCGGGCTTTTCACACAGCCCCGGTCAGCCTGTTGGCGCCGTTTGAATTCAGCGCCCTGATCTGGGCCGCAGGGCTTGGCTACCTTATCTGGTCGGATATTCCGGCGACCAATGTTCTTGTCGGGGCCGCTATCATTGTCTCAAGCGGGGCCTATCTTGTTCACCGTGAGGCGCTGGCAGAACGAGCCCAGAAAAGAGCAACAGAAGGGCTGGTGGTCGCCGACCCGCTGATCATCGCAAGCCCCGTCAGCGTCGAGGAGAAGGCGGGCGATTAA
- a CDS encoding YifB family Mg chelatase-like AAA ATPase translates to MVARINTVAFRGIDVQDIDVQVQMASGLPAFTIVGLPDKAVSEARERVRAALGAIGLALPPKRITVNLAPADVAKEGSHFDLAIAVAILADMGVLPIEDISGFAALGELALDGSISPVNGVLPAAIHCNSRDLGLICPGSQGSEAAWAGDMDILSPPDLLALINHFKGTQLLSPPKPGKADDDTLYPDLIDIKGQESAKRALEVAAAGGHNMLMTGPPGSGKSMLAARLPGLLPPLDAEEILEASMIQSLAGVLDGGGLTGRRPFRDPHHSASQAALVGGGHKAKPGEVSLADLGVLFLDELPEFQRAALEALRQPMETGRVTVARANAHVSYPARFQLVAAMNPCRCGYLEDPAQACSRAPRCAEDYQAKISGPLYDRIDLHVDVPALSAADLSLPPPAECSAQVAARVAAARKIQKQRYAHHPIVRTNAEADGALLDECATPNDAGRALLTEAAERMRLSARGYHRIIRVARTLADLDAVSSGGDPNAPSARIHIAEALSYRRLMIGRNAVKLRA, encoded by the coding sequence ATGGTTGCCCGTATCAATACCGTCGCTTTTCGCGGCATCGATGTTCAGGACATTGATGTGCAGGTTCAGATGGCCTCGGGCCTTCCGGCTTTCACCATTGTCGGGCTGCCCGACAAGGCGGTTTCAGAAGCCCGCGAGCGGGTTCGGGCGGCCTTAGGCGCCATTGGCCTGGCGCTGCCGCCCAAACGGATCACTGTCAATCTGGCCCCGGCCGACGTGGCCAAGGAAGGATCCCACTTTGATCTCGCCATCGCCGTCGCCATCCTCGCCGACATGGGAGTGCTGCCCATTGAAGATATTTCGGGCTTTGCCGCTTTGGGTGAATTGGCGCTGGATGGCTCGATCAGCCCGGTCAACGGCGTTCTGCCCGCCGCCATCCATTGCAACAGTCGTGATCTGGGCCTGATTTGCCCTGGCTCACAAGGATCTGAGGCGGCCTGGGCCGGTGACATGGATATCCTGAGCCCCCCTGACCTGCTGGCCCTGATAAATCATTTCAAGGGCACGCAACTTTTGTCACCGCCAAAGCCGGGCAAGGCCGATGATGACACCCTGTACCCCGACCTGATCGACATCAAGGGTCAGGAAAGCGCCAAGCGGGCGTTGGAAGTGGCCGCGGCTGGTGGTCACAACATGCTGATGACAGGACCGCCCGGATCGGGAAAATCGATGCTGGCGGCGCGGCTTCCGGGTCTACTGCCGCCACTGGACGCAGAGGAAATTCTTGAGGCCTCGATGATCCAGAGTCTGGCCGGGGTGCTGGACGGTGGCGGCCTGACCGGAAGAAGGCCTTTTCGCGATCCCCATCATTCAGCCTCGCAAGCGGCGCTGGTCGGCGGCGGCCACAAGGCCAAGCCGGGCGAGGTTTCGCTGGCCGATCTTGGCGTGTTGTTTCTTGACGAGTTGCCGGAATTCCAGCGCGCCGCCCTGGAAGCTCTGCGCCAGCCCATGGAAACAGGCCGGGTCACCGTTGCCCGGGCCAATGCCCATGTCTCATACCCGGCCCGCTTCCAGCTGGTCGCGGCGATGAACCCGTGCCGCTGTGGCTATCTGGAAGACCCGGCCCAGGCCTGCTCTCGGGCCCCGCGCTGCGCCGAGGATTATCAGGCGAAAATCTCCGGTCCCCTGTATGACCGTATCGACCTGCATGTTGATGTCCCCGCGCTCAGCGCCGCTGATTTATCATTGCCGCCGCCAGCAGAATGCTCCGCCCAGGTGGCGGCGCGGGTCGCTGCGGCCAGGAAAATACAAAAGCAACGCTACGCCCACCACCCCATTGTCCGCACCAATGCAGAAGCCGATGGCGCCTTGCTGGATGAATGCGCCACCCCGAATGATGCCGGGCGCGCCCTTTTGACGGAGGCCGCCGAGCGCATGCGCCTATCGGCGCGCGGCTACCACCGTATCATTCGGGTCGCCCGCACCCTGGCTGATCTGGACGCGGTCAGCAGCGGTGGAGACCCAAACGCCCCCAGCGCCCGCATTCACATTGCCGAAGCCCTGTCGTACCGGCGGCTGATGATCGGTCGTAACGCGGTCAAGCTGAGGGCTTAA
- the gshB gene encoding glutathione synthase, whose translation MTKSRSVAIQMDPIEAVDINADSSFVLALEAEARGYRLYHYGPQVLSFMGGLVTARARPLSVRPELDNHFTLGAPEVIDLGEVDVVLMRQDPPFDMSYITATHLLDHIHPDTLVVNDPASVRNAPEKLFATLFPDLMPPTLISRDPLAIKDFRDAHKDIIIKPLYGNGGAGVFHVPPGDDNLNALLEMFAAISREPVMVQAYLADVRKGDKRIILIDGEPAGAINRVPPEGDVRANMHAGGTPLPSELTKREIEICQTIGPELKRRGLIFTGIDVIGDYLTEINVTSPTGIQEINRFDGVKLETQLWDAIEARLR comes from the coding sequence ATGACAAAATCCCGCAGCGTCGCCATCCAGATGGATCCCATAGAGGCCGTCGACATCAACGCCGATAGCTCCTTCGTGCTCGCCCTTGAGGCCGAGGCCCGCGGCTACCGGCTTTATCATTATGGCCCGCAAGTTCTGTCTTTCATGGGCGGCCTGGTGACGGCCCGGGCGCGGCCTTTAAGTGTTCGTCCGGAACTGGACAATCATTTCACCCTGGGGGCGCCTGAGGTGATCGACCTTGGTGAGGTTGACGTGGTCCTGATGCGTCAGGACCCGCCCTTTGATATGTCCTACATTACCGCCACCCACCTGCTCGATCACATCCACCCGGACACCTTGGTCGTCAATGATCCGGCGTCCGTGCGCAACGCCCCGGAAAAATTGTTCGCAACCCTTTTCCCGGACCTGATGCCGCCAACCCTGATCAGCCGCGACCCGCTTGCCATCAAGGATTTTCGCGATGCCCACAAAGACATCATCATCAAGCCTTTGTACGGAAACGGCGGGGCCGGTGTTTTTCACGTGCCGCCCGGGGACGACAACTTAAACGCTCTGCTTGAAATGTTCGCCGCCATCTCGCGTGAGCCGGTGATGGTGCAGGCTTACCTTGCCGATGTCCGCAAAGGCGACAAGCGCATTATCCTGATTGACGGCGAGCCTGCCGGGGCCATCAACCGGGTGCCGCCCGAAGGCGATGTGCGCGCCAACATGCACGCTGGCGGTACACCGCTGCCATCGGAGCTAACCAAACGGGAAATCGAGATTTGCCAGACCATCGGCCCGGAACTAAAACGCCGCGGCCTTATTTTCACCGGTATTGACGTCATTGGCGACTATCTGACAGAGATAAACGTCACCTCGCCAACCGGCATCCAGGAAATCAACCGTTTCGACGGGGTCAAACTGGAAACCCAGCTCTGGGACGCCATTGAAGCGCGATTGCGGTAG
- a CDS encoding tetratricopeptide repeat protein, producing the protein MKPSPEIRRRLNAFGKLGDHELGLTETALVLAKSERPGIDPAIYARHLEKLTDDVAAYAGKEADSPKRGLDMRIQALQQVIARRAGYGGSDDAYEDAECANLMRVIDRREGLPTLLGIIYIHVSRALGWEIDGLDFPPRFLVRLEFAGQRRILDPFDGGKVMEPFDLRDIYKAVSGPQVEIQPRHTGAMSNRAIILRSRRNAKVLHLRSENLEGALEVVETLLMLAPAEPALWREAGILNARLDRVAEAVAALEQYLETAGIDASRYRTSILLQELRGRLN; encoded by the coding sequence ATGAAGCCGTCGCCGGAAATCCGTCGTCGCCTCAACGCCTTTGGCAAACTGGGCGATCATGAGCTTGGCCTGACCGAGACCGCGCTGGTTCTGGCCAAATCCGAACGGCCGGGCATTGATCCCGCTATCTATGCGCGCCATCTGGAAAAACTCACCGATGATGTCGCGGCTTACGCCGGCAAAGAAGCCGACAGCCCCAAGCGCGGGCTGGATATGCGTATCCAGGCCCTGCAACAGGTGATCGCCCGCCGCGCCGGTTACGGCGGCAGTGACGACGCCTATGAAGATGCCGAATGCGCCAACCTGATGCGGGTGATTGATCGCCGCGAGGGCCTGCCGACCTTGCTTGGCATCATCTACATCCATGTCTCCCGCGCGCTGGGCTGGGAAATTGACGGCCTTGATTTTCCGCCGCGCTTTTTGGTGCGGCTTGAATTTGCCGGCCAGCGCCGCATTCTTGATCCCTTCGATGGCGGCAAGGTCATGGAACCTTTTGATCTGCGCGATATTTACAAGGCGGTTTCCGGTCCGCAGGTTGAAATCCAGCCCCGCCATACCGGGGCCATGAGCAACCGGGCGATTATTTTAAGGTCCCGGCGTAACGCCAAAGTTCTTCATTTGCGTTCTGAAAATCTTGAAGGGGCGCTCGAAGTTGTCGAGACCCTGCTGATGCTGGCCCCGGCAGAGCCCGCCCTGTGGCGCGAAGCAGGCATCCTCAACGCCCGTCTTGACCGGGTTGCCGAAGCCGTCGCGGCGCTGGAACAATACCTGGAAACCGCCGGGATCGACGCCTCGCGCTACCGGACCTCGATCCTGTTGCAGGAACTGCGCGGCAGGTTGAATTAG
- a CDS encoding BON domain-containing protein — protein sequence MALSENPSNFTLTPMIRSFRLFLLLALVAVGACDPVSLTLGAGAATGVAAYQERGIEGVARDGAIEARIFKLWVQRDKNMVVHMSIEVYESRALLTGVARSEQERADAVGMAWKADGIKDVMNEIVVGEAPSFSEVARDTAITAELKSRLTFDGEVLAVNYAIETVRGVVFLLGIAQDQAELDRVIAQARNISYVRRVVSYVQLKADIKGAGA from the coding sequence ATGGCTTTGTCTGAAAACCCATCTAACTTTACACTTACTCCCATGATTCGCTCCTTCCGATTATTTCTTCTGCTGGCGCTTGTTGCTGTTGGCGCTTGCGATCCGGTCAGCCTGACCCTTGGCGCAGGGGCCGCGACCGGGGTTGCCGCCTACCAGGAACGGGGCATCGAAGGGGTCGCCCGCGACGGTGCCATCGAAGCCCGGATTTTTAAACTGTGGGTCCAGCGCGACAAGAACATGGTCGTCCATATGAGCATCGAAGTTTATGAGAGCCGGGCCTTGCTGACCGGGGTCGCCCGTAGCGAGCAGGAGCGCGCCGACGCCGTCGGCATGGCCTGGAAGGCAGACGGCATCAAGGATGTGATGAACGAGATTGTTGTTGGTGAAGCGCCGAGCTTTAGCGAAGTCGCCCGCGACACCGCCATCACCGCAGAACTTAAATCAAGGTTGACCTTTGACGGTGAGGTTCTGGCCGTCAACTACGCTATTGAGACTGTACGCGGGGTGGTCTTCCTGCTTGGCATCGCCCAGGATCAGGCTGAACTGGACCGGGTGATCGCCCAGGCCCGCAACATTTCCTATGTCAGGCGGGTGGTTTCCTATGTACAGCTCAAGGCCGATATCAAGGGGGCGGGGGCATGA
- a CDS encoding YraN family protein, with translation MTVAKTSAQRFGKFAEAFSCWRLRLTGYRILQRGYQAAGGEIDIIARRGNILAFIEVKARKSLDDALHALGPQQRRRIERTALAFLAQNHQLSTCDARFDLIVQSPRSWPRHLTGAWIQGA, from the coding sequence ATGACGGTTGCCAAAACATCGGCCCAGCGTTTTGGTAAATTTGCCGAGGCATTCAGTTGCTGGCGTTTACGGCTAACGGGCTACAGAATCCTGCAGCGCGGCTATCAGGCTGCTGGTGGTGAAATCGATATCATCGCCCGGCGCGGTAACATTCTGGCCTTTATCGAGGTCAAGGCGCGCAAGTCACTGGATGACGCCCTTCACGCCCTGGGTCCCCAACAGCGCCGCCGTATCGAGCGTACGGCACTGGCCTTTCTGGCCCAGAATCATCAACTGTCAACCTGCGATGCCCGCTTTGACCTGATAGTGCAAAGTCCGCGAAGCTGGCCCCGGCACCTTACGGGTGCGTGGATACAGGGCGCGTAA
- the rsmI gene encoding 16S rRNA (cytidine(1402)-2'-O)-methyltransferase → MQAFEMTKSGAKQNRNSKRSDLSSGHSRSSVNVAGRWPSGLYIIATPIGNARDITLRALDALHAADVIVCEDTRVTSKLLAIHNIARPLMAYHEHNAGTAGPQVIKRLKEGQTVALVSDAGTPLISDPGYRLVRTCYEGGLFVTHLPGPSSVLSALVLAGLPTDRFLFTGFLANKSGKRQAELTELKTIPSSLVFLESPKRLAKSLNDMAVVLGPREAAIGRELTKKFEEVRRGPLDDLATHYDTAGPPKGEVTIVVAPPLSTEKQATPEDIDRLLGDALETLSLKDAVVAVTAATGAVKRDVYARALELKGPRS, encoded by the coding sequence ATGCAGGCATTCGAAATGACAAAATCCGGGGCAAAACAAAACCGCAATTCAAAGCGTTCGGACCTCTCATCTGGGCACTCTCGTTCTTCTGTAAATGTCGCCGGGCGCTGGCCCAGTGGACTTTATATTATTGCAACGCCAATCGGCAATGCCCGCGATATCACCCTGCGGGCTTTAGATGCCTTGCACGCCGCCGATGTCATTGTTTGCGAGGACACCCGTGTGACATCCAAGCTTTTGGCCATTCACAATATTGCCCGCCCGCTTATGGCCTATCACGAACACAATGCCGGTACGGCCGGGCCGCAGGTTATCAAACGCCTCAAAGAAGGCCAAACCGTGGCGCTTGTGTCGGACGCCGGAACGCCGCTGATATCGGACCCCGGTTACCGGCTGGTTCGCACATGTTATGAGGGTGGTCTTTTTGTGACCCACCTGCCGGGACCCTCATCGGTGCTCAGCGCCTTGGTATTGGCCGGGTTGCCGACAGACCGTTTTTTGTTCACAGGGTTTCTGGCTAACAAATCCGGTAAGCGGCAGGCAGAATTAACGGAACTGAAAACCATCCCTTCGAGTCTGGTGTTTCTGGAAAGCCCGAAACGGCTGGCCAAATCCCTAAACGACATGGCGGTGGTGCTGGGCCCGCGCGAAGCCGCCATCGGCCGCGAGCTGACCAAGAAATTTGAGGAAGTCCGCAGGGGCCCCCTCGACGACCTTGCCACCCACTATGACACTGCTGGCCCGCCCAAGGGCGAGGTCACCATTGTCGTCGCCCCGCCCCTGAGCACCGAGAAGCAAGCAACCCCGGAAGATATCGACCGCCTGCTTGGCGACGCCCTTGAGACCTTGTCCCTAAAAGACGCGGTAGTGGCTGTCACGGCGGCCACCGGCGCGGTCAAGCGCGACGTCTACGCCCGCGCCCTGGAACTTAAAGGTCCGCGTTCATGA
- a CDS encoding penicillin-binding protein activator, with protein sequence MPALMALLIAAATLLIVGCESPRLPSVLQGSSVPVPASTSSGKPAKQAAQPAPQPQMTELPAPAPTPAIKDDRQIPSLVPYLTGQAPATSQTAPGQHVPITPMATSSTVRVALLVPLSGPNEKLGRAMLNAAQLALFDFSDQRFELLIHDTGGTPEGALEAARFAIGDGASVILGPLLGTSVSAVAPLARVANVKVIGFSSDRTVTGDGVYTMGFFPETEVSRVVSYAAAQGLGRFAVLAPSGPYGETVLEALRQAAVRGGGEVTRVQFYDPLTEDFSGIVRELADYDRRRQALLNQRAELAERDDDIARRALKRLEKLQTIGELPFDALLLADGGAPLLSIAALLPFYDVDPKKVRMLGTGQWDTPGLGSEPALSGGWHAGPPPDARAEFIAQYEKVYGNKPHRLSTLAYDATALAAVLARAEGGPNFSDAVLTTKSGFWGRDGIFRFLPDGSVDRGLAVLQIEPRTTKVISPSPDAFSEAN encoded by the coding sequence ATGCCTGCATTGATGGCGCTGTTGATTGCGGCGGCGACGCTGCTGATTGTCGGCTGTGAGTCTCCACGACTTCCCTCTGTGTTACAAGGTTCCAGCGTTCCGGTGCCCGCGTCAACCAGTTCCGGGAAACCTGCGAAGCAGGCGGCCCAGCCGGCCCCTCAACCGCAGATGACAGAGCTTCCGGCCCCTGCCCCGACCCCGGCCATCAAGGATGATCGTCAAATTCCGTCGCTTGTTCCCTATTTAACAGGCCAGGCGCCTGCCACGTCACAAACCGCACCCGGCCAGCACGTGCCGATTACGCCGATGGCGACATCATCAACCGTCAGGGTGGCGTTGCTGGTTCCCTTAAGCGGCCCGAACGAAAAACTGGGCAGGGCGATGCTGAATGCCGCGCAGCTGGCGCTGTTTGATTTTTCCGACCAGCGTTTTGAGCTGCTTATTCATGATACCGGCGGCACCCCCGAAGGGGCGTTGGAGGCGGCCCGTTTTGCCATTGGTGACGGGGCGTCGGTTATTCTGGGGCCGCTTTTGGGGACCTCGGTCAGCGCCGTCGCTCCCCTGGCCCGGGTCGCCAATGTCAAGGTTATCGGCTTCTCAAGCGACCGCACGGTCACCGGCGATGGCGTTTACACCATGGGATTTTTTCCGGAAACCGAAGTCAGCCGGGTCGTCAGTTATGCTGCCGCCCAGGGCCTCGGCCGTTTTGCCGTCCTTGCCCCCAGTGGCCCTTATGGCGAAACCGTGCTCGAGGCGCTCAGGCAAGCCGCGGTGCGCGGCGGTGGCGAGGTTACCAGGGTGCAGTTTTATGACCCGTTGACCGAGGATTTCTCAGGCATCGTACGTGAATTGGCCGATTACGACAGGCGCCGTCAGGCGCTCCTCAACCAGCGCGCCGAGCTGGCTGAACGGGACGATGATATTGCACGCAGAGCATTGAAAAGACTGGAAAAATTACAAACCATCGGGGAATTGCCCTTTGACGCCCTGTTGCTGGCGGATGGCGGTGCGCCGCTCCTCTCAATCGCGGCGCTGTTGCCATTTTATGACGTCGATCCAAAAAAAGTGCGGATGCTCGGCACCGGCCAATGGGACACCCCGGGCCTTGGTTCTGAACCGGCCTTAAGCGGCGGCTGGCACGCCGGACCGCCGCCGGACGCGCGAGCCGAATTTATCGCCCAGTATGAAAAAGTTTACGGCAACAAGCCCCATCGACTGTCGACGCTGGCTTATGATGCGACGGCGCTGGCGGCGGTATTGGCCCGGGCCGAAGGCGGACCGAACTTCTCGGACGCTGTGCTGACGACAAAAAGCGGCTTTTGGGGCCGCGACGGCATCTTCCGCTTCCTGCCCGATGGCAGCGTTGACCGGGGTCTGGCGGTGTTACAGATCGAGCCCAGGACAACCAAGGTCATCAGCCCGTCACCGGATGCCTTTAGTGAGGCAAATTAG
- a CDS encoding coproporphyrinogen III oxidase, which translates to MIQGLSLYIHWPFCLSKCPYCDFNSHVSVGPVDEERWRRALLAEMAHFAAETRQNRLETVFFGGGTPSTMAPATTAALISAAKGFWTCSETLEITLEANPTSVEAGKLADFANAGVNRLSLGVQSFNDKSLKFLGREHSANDAMKAISLASERFERFSFDLIYGLPGQQTADWKNELNQALELAGGHLSLYQLSIEEGTPFFCDGVAEADSESGADFYELTHEQMALKGFNAYEISNYALENQECRHNLAIWRGGDYVGIGPGAHGRLSGSAATDALYQIHDPARWLERVDKDGHATAKRHTLSAASRAEELLLTGLRLSQGIDGERFSRVRAIIDENALQRLIEAEFLICDENGLCTTQKGRLCLNAVLAELLA; encoded by the coding sequence ATGATTCAAGGCCTATCCCTTTACATTCATTGGCCTTTTTGCCTGTCAAAATGCCCGTATTGTGACTTTAACAGCCATGTTTCGGTCGGTCCCGTCGATGAAGAGCGCTGGCGGCGGGCGTTATTGGCTGAAATGGCCCATTTTGCTGCTGAAACCCGTCAAAACCGGCTTGAAACTGTGTTTTTTGGCGGTGGCACCCCCTCGACCATGGCCCCGGCCACAACGGCGGCCCTGATTTCGGCGGCAAAAGGCTTCTGGACGTGCTCGGAGACTCTGGAAATTACGCTTGAAGCCAACCCCACATCGGTCGAGGCGGGGAAACTTGCGGATTTTGCCAATGCCGGGGTTAATCGTCTTTCACTTGGCGTGCAAAGTTTTAATGATAAGTCTTTGAAATTCCTTGGAAGAGAGCACTCCGCAAATGACGCAATGAAGGCGATTTCTCTGGCGTCGGAAAGATTTGAGCGTTTTTCCTTCGATCTCATTTACGGACTACCCGGCCAACAGACAGCGGACTGGAAAAATGAGTTAAATCAAGCGCTTGAGTTGGCCGGAGGACACCTTTCACTGTACCAGTTGAGCATCGAAGAGGGGACGCCGTTCTTCTGTGACGGCGTCGCCGAGGCAGATTCAGAAAGCGGCGCTGATTTTTATGAACTGACACATGAGCAAATGGCGTTAAAGGGTTTTAATGCTTATGAAATTTCAAATTATGCGCTGGAAAATCAGGAATGCCGCCATAATCTGGCGATCTGGCGGGGTGGCGATTACGTCGGTATCGGTCCGGGCGCCCATGGGCGCTTATCGGGCAGCGCCGCCACAGACGCCCTTTATCAAATCCATGATCCGGCCCGCTGGCTTGAAAGAGTCGATAAAGACGGCCACGCCACCGCCAAACGCCACACTCTAAGCGCCGCCAGCCGGGCCGAAGAGCTGCTTTTGACGGGCCTGCGCTTAAGCCAGGGCATTGATGGGGAGCGCTTCTCCCGTGTCAGGGCCATCATTGACGAAAACGCCCTGCAGCGCCTGATTGAGGCTGAATTCCTGATCTGCGACGAAAACGGCCTGTGCACAACCCAAAAAGGCAGACTGTGCCTGAACGCCGTGCTGGCCGAATTGCTGGCCTGA